A stretch of Crossiella cryophila DNA encodes these proteins:
- a CDS encoding ketopantoate reductase family protein yields the protein MATVGVLGPGGVGGLIAARLGAAGHEVTVVATERTAAEITARGLSFQAPGVAPSVSYPDARPWLTAPVEVLVVAVKATELLAAVQRVPAAVLGSATVVPLLNGVDHLPVLRALYPRASVVAASIAVEAARHRPGVVEQLSRIADLVVADGTPEGSSAVELFRAAGLTVTTDSDEQNVLWRKLSFLDPFALLTTGADAAIGEALRLKESWVRPLVDEAAAAAATWNVRIDADAVEARIRSLPATMQSSMLRDRRGGRALELDAIAGPVIRALGSTKATTTVEVVRTILAAG from the coding sequence ATGGCGACTGTTGGGGTACTGGGGCCGGGTGGGGTTGGTGGGTTGATCGCGGCTCGGTTGGGGGCGGCGGGGCACGAGGTCACCGTGGTCGCCACTGAGCGGACGGCGGCGGAGATCACGGCGCGGGGGTTGTCGTTCCAGGCTCCTGGGGTGGCTCCGAGTGTGAGTTATCCGGATGCCCGGCCGTGGTTGACCGCGCCGGTGGAGGTGCTGGTGGTGGCGGTCAAGGCGACCGAACTGCTGGCGGCTGTGCAGCGGGTGCCCGCGGCGGTTCTGGGTAGTGCGACCGTGGTGCCGTTGCTGAACGGGGTCGATCATCTGCCGGTGTTGCGGGCGTTGTACCCGCGGGCCTCGGTGGTGGCGGCCAGTATCGCGGTGGAGGCGGCGCGGCATCGGCCTGGTGTGGTGGAGCAGTTGTCCCGGATCGCCGATCTGGTGGTGGCCGACGGCACGCCGGAGGGCTCTTCGGCGGTGGAGTTGTTCCGGGCGGCTGGGTTGACCGTGACCACCGATTCCGATGAGCAGAATGTGTTGTGGCGCAAGCTGTCCTTTTTGGACCCGTTCGCGTTGCTGACCACCGGCGCCGACGCCGCGATCGGGGAGGCGTTGCGGCTCAAGGAATCCTGGGTCCGGCCGTTGGTGGATGAGGCGGCGGCCGCGGCGGCCACCTGGAACGTGCGGATTGACGCGGACGCTGTGGAGGCGCGGATCCGTTCGCTGCCCGCGACCATGCAGTCCTCGATGTTGCGGGATCGGCGGGGCGGACGGGCGCTGGAGCTGGATGCCATCGCGGGGCCGGTGATCCGGGCGCTGGGTTCGACGAAGGCGACTACCACGGTGGAAGTAGTGCGGACGATTCTGGCCGCGGGCTAG
- a CDS encoding winged helix-turn-helix transcriptional regulator: MRHKSFEEMPCAIAQTLDQVGEWWSLLIIRDALHGLTRFDEFQQSMGISPNSLTRRLNDLCDRGLLERRRYQERPPRDEYVLTARGRDLQPVIEALGAWGRKHVTRKKAAVRLRDDVTGAEVEPVLVDRRTGRRVDGKGFHYAATRVAHPVKKSRLPRA; this comes from the coding sequence ATGCGCCACAAGAGCTTCGAGGAAATGCCCTGCGCCATAGCCCAAACCCTGGACCAGGTAGGCGAGTGGTGGAGCCTGCTCATCATCCGCGACGCCCTGCACGGCCTCACCCGCTTCGACGAGTTCCAGCAAAGCATGGGCATCTCCCCCAACTCCCTGACCCGCAGACTGAACGACCTGTGCGACCGGGGATTGCTGGAGCGGCGGCGGTACCAGGAGCGGCCGCCGCGGGATGAGTACGTGCTGACGGCCCGGGGGCGGGATCTGCAGCCGGTGATCGAGGCGTTGGGGGCGTGGGGGCGTAAGCATGTGACGCGGAAGAAGGCGGCGGTGCGGTTGCGGGATGACGTCACCGGGGCGGAGGTCGAGCCGGTGCTGGTGGATCGGCGTACGGGGCGGCGGGTGGATGGGAAGGGGTTTCATTACGCGGCTACCCGGGTGGCGCATCCGGTGAAGAAGTCGCGGTTGCCTCGGGCCTAG
- a CDS encoding thiamine pyrophosphate-dependent enzyme — MTHPVDQNFLDTVRNTLTAQSTVDLPLGLTAEKALTLFDAQLGSRHLDLAARALGSSGEGFYSIGSSGHEGNAAVAAALRVTDPALLHYRSGAFYLARAAQQRGSTPLRDVLRGITASAAEPISGGRHKVFGHRALSVIPQTSTIASHLPRAVGVAFGIERAKKLGLPTEWPQDAIVVCTFGDASANHSTATGAINTATHCAYQNLPLPILFVCEDNGIGISVRTPKDWIKAAYGNRPGLRYFDADGTNLPEAAQAAAEAATWVRTRRAPAFLRLRTVRLMGHAGSDVESAYRTQSEITADLPRDPVLRTALLLAEHGVLPPAEILTRYESKRTEVATLAAQATNEPKLTTTAEILAPLAAPRLPPPPATAPAHATAIPAHPATGPTPPPPATTGSPLPGPPTTPPTQPSPATAGSAPPPTSAARPLAPPTRATTEPLTLAQSINQALADLLTQDPATLIFGEDVATKGGVYGVTRGLRKAFGAARVFDTLLDEQTILGTALGTALTGFLPIPEIQYLAYLHNAADQLRGEAATLRFFANNQYRNPMIVRIAGLAYQKGFGGHFHNDNSLTALRDIPGLAIAVPAHPSDAAPLLRACATTARHHGTVTIYLEPIALYHTRDLHTPGDNAWLSLAPPPAPATTPTHPGPDLGPSPARAPAPAPVRTHASTAATPTPASTPTAGTATASTTPAHADAAPAEFGRARTHGDGTDLTIITFGNGVPMSLRVARRLGLSCRVVDLRWLAPLPVADILREASATGRVLIADETRRTGGVSEAVVTALIDHGFAGRIRRVTSADSFIPLGPAASHVLLSEADIAKAALELLA, encoded by the coding sequence ATGACCCACCCGGTAGACCAGAACTTCCTCGACACGGTAAGGAATACGCTCACGGCACAGTCCACAGTGGACCTCCCACTGGGCCTGACCGCCGAGAAGGCCCTGACCCTGTTCGACGCCCAACTCGGCAGCCGCCACCTGGACCTCGCCGCGCGTGCGCTGGGCAGCAGTGGCGAGGGCTTCTACAGCATCGGCTCCAGTGGCCACGAGGGCAACGCGGCGGTCGCCGCCGCCCTGCGCGTCACCGACCCGGCCCTGCTGCACTACCGCTCCGGCGCCTTCTACCTGGCCCGCGCCGCCCAGCAACGCGGATCCACGCCACTGCGCGACGTCCTGCGCGGCATCACCGCCTCCGCCGCCGAACCCATCTCCGGCGGCAGGCACAAGGTCTTCGGCCACCGAGCCCTGTCCGTGATCCCGCAAACCTCCACCATCGCCTCCCACCTGCCGCGCGCGGTAGGCGTGGCCTTCGGCATCGAACGCGCGAAAAAGCTGGGCCTGCCCACTGAATGGCCGCAGGACGCCATCGTGGTCTGCACCTTCGGCGACGCCTCCGCCAACCACAGCACCGCCACCGGCGCGATCAACACCGCCACCCACTGCGCCTACCAGAACCTGCCGCTGCCGATCCTGTTCGTCTGCGAGGACAACGGCATCGGCATCAGCGTCCGCACCCCCAAGGACTGGATCAAGGCCGCCTACGGCAATCGCCCCGGCCTGCGCTACTTCGACGCCGACGGCACCAACCTCCCAGAGGCCGCCCAGGCAGCGGCCGAAGCGGCCACCTGGGTCCGCACCCGCCGCGCCCCCGCGTTCCTGCGGCTGCGCACGGTCCGCCTGATGGGCCACGCCGGCTCCGACGTCGAATCCGCCTACCGAACCCAGTCCGAGATCACCGCCGACCTCCCCCGCGACCCAGTACTCCGCACCGCCCTCCTACTGGCCGAACACGGAGTCCTGCCCCCAGCGGAAATCCTCACCCGCTACGAATCCAAACGCACCGAAGTCGCCACCCTGGCCGCCCAAGCGACCAACGAACCCAAACTCACCACCACCGCCGAGATCCTGGCCCCCCTGGCCGCTCCCCGCCTCCCACCACCCCCCGCCACGGCACCCGCCCACGCCACCGCCATTCCCGCACACCCCGCCACCGGGCCAACCCCGCCACCACCGGCGACCACCGGCTCCCCACTGCCGGGCCCGCCAACCACCCCACCCACCCAGCCGAGCCCCGCAACCGCAGGGTCCGCCCCACCCCCCACCTCAGCCGCACGCCCCCTCGCACCACCCACCCGCGCCACCACCGAACCCCTCACCCTCGCCCAGTCGATCAACCAGGCCCTGGCCGACCTGCTCACCCAGGACCCCGCCACCCTGATCTTCGGCGAGGACGTCGCGACCAAGGGCGGCGTCTACGGCGTCACCCGCGGCCTGCGCAAGGCATTCGGCGCGGCCAGGGTCTTCGACACCCTGCTGGACGAGCAGACCATCCTCGGCACCGCACTGGGCACCGCCCTCACCGGCTTCCTGCCCATCCCGGAGATCCAGTACCTGGCCTACCTGCACAACGCCGCCGACCAACTCCGCGGCGAGGCCGCCACCCTGCGCTTCTTCGCCAACAACCAGTACCGCAACCCGATGATCGTCCGCATCGCCGGCCTGGCCTACCAGAAGGGCTTCGGCGGCCACTTCCACAACGACAACTCCCTGACCGCCCTACGCGACATCCCCGGCCTGGCCATCGCCGTCCCCGCCCACCCCTCCGACGCCGCCCCCCTGCTCCGAGCCTGCGCCACCACAGCCCGCCACCACGGCACAGTCACCATCTACCTGGAACCCATCGCCCTGTACCACACCCGAGACCTGCACACCCCCGGCGACAACGCCTGGCTCAGCCTCGCGCCACCCCCGGCCCCAGCCACCACACCCACGCACCCCGGCCCCGATCTCGGCCCCAGCCCCGCACGTGCACCGGCACCTGCACCCGTGCGCACGCACGCCAGCACCGCAGCCACGCCCACGCCAGCAAGCACCCCGACCGCCGGCACCGCGACCGCGAGCACTACACCGGCGCACGCCGACGCCGCTCCGGCGGAGTTCGGCCGCGCCCGCACACACGGCGACGGCACCGACCTGACCATCATCACCTTCGGCAACGGCGTCCCGATGAGCCTCCGAGTCGCCCGCCGACTCGGCCTGTCCTGCCGCGTGGTGGACCTGCGCTGGCTGGCCCCACTGCCGGTGGCCGACATCCTGCGCGAGGCGTCGGCGACCGGCCGGGTGCTGATCGCCGACGAGACCCGCCGCACGGGTGGCGTGTCCGAGGCCGTGGTCACCGCGCTCATCGACCACGGGTTCGCGGGCCGGATCCGGCGGGTGACCAGCGCGGACAGCTTCATCCCGCTGGGACCGGCGGCCAGCCACGTGCTGCTGTCCGAGGCGGACATCGCGAAGGCCGCGCTGGAACTGCTGGCCTAG
- a CDS encoding acyl-CoA dehydrogenase family protein — translation MSGETMPERIDPLELLSANGLLSEEERLIQDTVRRFAEQRLRPVIGDWFERGHFDPELAPEFGELGLLGMHLQGYGCAGSSAVAYGLACFELEAVDSGFRSFVSVQGSLAMYAIHRWGSEEQKQRWLPEMAAGRAIGCFGLTEPDHGSDPGSMRTTAKRDGTDWILNGSKMWITNGSVADVAVVWAQTDEGVRGFLLPRDTPGFSTRKITHKLSLRASITSELFFDDCRLPADAQLPEAAGLRGPLSCLSEARFGIIFGALGAAKNCLDTAIEYSTTRTQFDRPIAGFQLTQQKLVDMALEVQKGFLLALHLGRLKDAGQLHPRQVSIGKLNNVREAIKIAREARTILGASGITLEYPVLRHANNLESVLTYEGTSEIHTLVLGEALTGTPAYR, via the coding sequence ATGAGCGGAGAGACGATGCCCGAGCGGATCGACCCACTGGAGTTGCTGTCCGCGAACGGGCTGCTCAGCGAGGAGGAGCGGCTCATCCAGGACACCGTCCGGCGGTTCGCCGAGCAGCGGCTGCGCCCGGTGATCGGCGACTGGTTCGAGCGCGGTCACTTCGACCCGGAGCTGGCGCCGGAGTTCGGCGAACTCGGGCTGCTCGGCATGCACCTGCAGGGCTACGGCTGCGCCGGGTCCAGCGCGGTGGCCTATGGGCTGGCCTGTTTTGAGCTGGAGGCGGTGGACTCCGGGTTCCGCAGCTTCGTCTCGGTGCAGGGCTCGCTGGCGATGTACGCAATCCACCGGTGGGGCTCGGAGGAGCAGAAGCAGCGCTGGCTGCCGGAGATGGCCGCGGGCCGGGCGATCGGCTGTTTCGGGCTCACCGAACCCGATCACGGCAGTGACCCTGGCAGCATGCGCACCACCGCGAAACGCGATGGCACGGACTGGATCCTCAACGGCAGCAAGATGTGGATCACCAACGGCAGTGTGGCCGACGTGGCCGTGGTGTGGGCGCAGACCGACGAGGGCGTGCGCGGTTTCCTGCTCCCCCGCGACACTCCGGGCTTCAGCACCCGCAAGATCACGCACAAGCTGTCCCTGCGTGCCTCGATCACCTCCGAGCTGTTCTTCGACGACTGCCGGCTGCCCGCCGACGCCCAGCTGCCAGAGGCGGCCGGGCTGCGCGGTCCGTTGAGCTGCCTGAGCGAGGCCCGCTTCGGCATCATCTTCGGCGCCCTGGGCGCGGCCAAGAACTGCCTGGACACCGCGATCGAGTACTCGACCACCCGCACCCAGTTCGACCGGCCGATCGCCGGATTCCAGCTCACCCAGCAGAAACTCGTCGACATGGCCCTGGAGGTGCAGAAGGGCTTCCTGCTCGCGCTGCACCTGGGTCGGCTCAAGGACGCGGGCCAGCTACACCCGCGGCAGGTGAGCATCGGCAAGCTGAACAACGTGCGCGAGGCCATCAAGATCGCCCGCGAGGCCCGCACCATCCTGGGCGCCAGCGGCATCACCCTGGAGTACCCGGTGCTGCGGCACGCCAACAACCTGGAGTCGGTGCTCACCTACGAGGGCACCAGCGAGATCCACACCCTGGTCCTCGGCGAGGCGCTCACCGGCACCCCGGCCTACCGATGA
- a CDS encoding glycoside hydrolase family 2 protein, translating to MTAAHLAAADHPRPQLVRDPDWADLSGPWGFAHDDADTGLSAGWFRTADPFDRTITVPYPPESQRSGIADRGFHPVVWYRREFTAQPPEPGRALLLHFGAVDYRATVWVNGHQVGAHEGGHVGFSLDITSALAAGGAQVITVRAEDRPQDVAQPRGKQDWAADPHVIWYHRTTGIWQPVWLEEVPALRLDSLHWTPEVAARRVRCELALNTWPAEAHTVEVELSFDAEVLAVQSFRLTDRELQCDIAIPALRNAQDLDRLLWTPENPHLIDAAVRLRRADGSLVDEVAAYFGLSSFGTADRRFLVNGRPYFLRFALAQNYWPESHLAASAQELRHEVELAKSLGLNGIRVHQKIEDPRFLYWCDRLGLLVWEEMPSAFESGPTTAQRLLAEWPRAIHRDRSHPSIMAWVPLNESWGVPDIGTDPAQRHLALALFHLTKSLDPSRPAIANDGWEITGGDFWGVHDYHQDPDTLKARYTRENLERGHFTEGWPNSRRLLLDGERYAEQPIMLSEFGGATFTPANGEEVFGYGSVDSAQEYAEMLTAVIGAARSGGLAGYCFTQLTDTEQETNGLLDEHRVPKIPLDRLHSILSRNP from the coding sequence GTGACCGCCGCGCATCTCGCCGCAGCCGACCACCCTCGCCCCCAGCTCGTCCGCGATCCGGACTGGGCTGATTTGTCCGGTCCGTGGGGGTTCGCCCACGACGACGCCGACACCGGCCTATCCGCGGGCTGGTTCCGCACCGCCGATCCGTTCGACCGCACCATCACCGTGCCCTACCCGCCGGAGTCCCAGCGCTCCGGCATCGCCGACCGCGGGTTCCACCCGGTGGTCTGGTACCGCCGCGAGTTCACCGCCCAGCCGCCCGAGCCCGGCCGCGCGCTGTTGCTGCACTTCGGCGCGGTGGACTACCGCGCGACCGTGTGGGTCAACGGCCACCAGGTCGGCGCGCACGAGGGCGGGCACGTCGGCTTCTCCCTGGACATCACCAGCGCACTGGCCGCCGGCGGCGCGCAGGTGATCACCGTGCGGGCCGAGGACCGCCCCCAGGACGTGGCCCAGCCGCGCGGCAAACAGGACTGGGCGGCCGATCCGCACGTCATCTGGTACCACCGCACCACCGGGATCTGGCAGCCGGTGTGGCTGGAGGAGGTCCCGGCGCTGCGGTTGGACTCGCTGCACTGGACCCCGGAGGTGGCGGCCCGGCGGGTGCGCTGCGAACTGGCGCTCAACACCTGGCCCGCCGAGGCGCACACGGTCGAGGTCGAGCTGAGTTTCGACGCGGAAGTCCTGGCGGTGCAGAGCTTCCGGCTCACTGACCGGGAACTCCAGTGCGATATCGCCATTCCCGCGCTGCGCAACGCCCAAGACCTCGACCGTCTACTGTGGACACCCGAGAACCCGCACCTGATCGACGCCGCGGTGCGGTTGCGCCGGGCCGACGGCAGCCTGGTGGACGAGGTCGCCGCCTACTTCGGCCTGTCCAGTTTCGGTACCGCGGACCGGCGGTTCCTGGTCAACGGCCGCCCGTACTTCCTGCGCTTCGCGCTGGCCCAGAACTACTGGCCGGAATCGCACCTGGCCGCCTCCGCGCAGGAGCTGCGCCACGAGGTCGAACTGGCCAAATCGCTGGGGCTCAACGGGATCCGGGTGCACCAGAAGATCGAGGACCCGCGTTTCCTGTACTGGTGCGACCGGCTCGGGCTGCTGGTGTGGGAGGAGATGCCCAGCGCGTTCGAGTCCGGTCCGACCACCGCGCAGCGGCTGCTCGCCGAGTGGCCGCGGGCCATCCACCGCGACCGCAGCCACCCCAGCATCATGGCCTGGGTACCGCTGAACGAGAGCTGGGGCGTGCCGGACATCGGCACCGACCCGGCCCAGCGTCACCTGGCCCTGGCCCTGTTCCACCTGACCAAATCGCTGGATCCGTCCCGCCCGGCCATCGCCAACGACGGCTGGGAGATCACCGGCGGCGACTTCTGGGGCGTGCACGACTACCACCAGGACCCGGACACCCTGAAAGCCCGCTACACCAGGGAGAACCTGGAGCGCGGCCATTTCACCGAAGGCTGGCCCAACTCACGCAGGCTGCTCCTGGACGGCGAGCGCTACGCCGAACAGCCGATCATGCTCAGCGAGTTCGGCGGGGCCACCTTCACCCCGGCCAACGGCGAGGAGGTCTTCGGCTACGGCTCGGTCGACTCCGCGCAGGAGTACGCCGAGATGCTGACCGCGGTGATCGGCGCGGCCCGTTCCGGCGGCCTGGCCGGGTACTGCTTCACCCAGCTCACCGACACCGAGCAGGAGACCAACGGCCTGCTCGACGAGCACCGGGTGCCCAAGATCCCACTCGATCGGCTGCACTCGATCCTGTCCCGCAACCCCTAG
- a CDS encoding SDR family NAD(P)-dependent oxidoreductase has translation MTTPQQPIGSGFGARSTATDVLEGIDLTGKLAVVTGGYSGLGLETTRALVAAGAHVVVPARRPILATEALGEEAEVAALDLADLDSVRTFADAFLASGRGIDIMINSAGVMASPETRVGPGWELQFAANHLGHFALVNRLWPALAGREARVVSVSSRGHHYSDIRWDDVHFATGYDKWQAYGQSKTANVLMAVHLDAIGREHGVRAFALHPGGIYTNLARHIPLAEQIANGWADAEGNPVDPSFKTPPQGAATQVWAATSPRLAGLGGVYLDDCEIAGIGGSAEDRTGVAAYAVDPDSAARLWAYSAEATGVDLLVKG, from the coding sequence ATGACAACCCCACAGCAGCCCATCGGCTCCGGGTTCGGCGCCCGCAGTACCGCCACCGACGTGCTCGAGGGCATCGACCTGACCGGCAAACTCGCCGTGGTCACCGGCGGCTACTCCGGTCTCGGCCTGGAGACCACCAGGGCGCTGGTCGCGGCGGGCGCGCACGTCGTGGTGCCGGCCCGGCGTCCGATCCTGGCCACCGAGGCCCTGGGGGAGGAGGCCGAGGTGGCCGCGCTGGACCTGGCCGACCTGGACAGCGTGCGCACCTTCGCCGATGCCTTCCTCGCCTCCGGCCGCGGCATCGACATCATGATCAACAGCGCCGGGGTGATGGCCAGCCCGGAGACCAGGGTCGGGCCGGGCTGGGAACTCCAGTTCGCGGCCAACCACCTCGGGCACTTCGCCCTGGTCAACCGGCTGTGGCCGGCGCTGGCCGGGCGGGAGGCGCGAGTGGTCTCGGTGTCCTCGCGCGGGCACCACTACTCCGACATCCGCTGGGACGACGTGCACTTCGCCACCGGTTACGACAAGTGGCAGGCATACGGCCAGTCCAAGACGGCGAATGTGCTGATGGCGGTGCACCTGGACGCGATCGGCCGCGAGCACGGCGTGCGCGCCTTCGCCCTGCACCCCGGCGGCATCTACACCAACCTGGCCCGGCACATCCCGCTGGCCGAGCAGATCGCCAACGGCTGGGCGGATGCGGAGGGCAACCCGGTCGACCCCTCGTTCAAGACGCCGCCGCAGGGCGCCGCGACCCAGGTGTGGGCCGCGACCTCGCCGCGGCTGGCGGGGCTGGGCGGGGTGTACCTGGACGACTGCGAGATCGCCGGGATCGGCGGCAGTGCGGAGGACCGCACCGGCGTGGCCGCCTACGCGGTGGACCCGGACTCGGCGGCCCGGCTGTGGGCCTACTCGGCCGAGGCCACCGGGGTCGACCTGCTGGTCAAGGGCTGA
- a CDS encoding peptidylprolyl isomerase, translating to MTKARLETNHGPIVLELDAVKAPNSVANFVEYVNKGHYDGTIFHRVISGFMIQGGGFEPGLKQKPTSTPIKNEATNGLKNYQYTVAMARTGDPHSATAQFFINTVDNEFLNHTSPTPSGWGYAVFGKVVEGTETVDAIRGVATGTTGGHQDVPKADVVIEKASIVD from the coding sequence ATGACCAAGGCACGTCTGGAAACCAACCACGGCCCCATCGTTCTGGAACTCGACGCCGTCAAGGCGCCCAACTCGGTGGCGAACTTCGTGGAGTACGTGAACAAGGGCCACTACGACGGCACGATCTTCCACCGCGTCATCAGCGGCTTCATGATCCAGGGCGGCGGGTTCGAGCCGGGCCTGAAGCAGAAGCCGACCAGCACGCCGATCAAGAACGAGGCCACCAACGGCCTGAAGAACTACCAGTACACCGTGGCGATGGCGCGCACCGGCGACCCGCACTCGGCCACCGCGCAGTTCTTCATCAACACCGTGGACAACGAGTTCCTCAACCACACCTCGCCCACCCCGAGCGGCTGGGGTTACGCGGTGTTCGGCAAGGTCGTCGAGGGCACCGAGACCGTGGACGCGATCCGCGGCGTGGCCACCGGCACCACCGGCGGGCACCAGGACGTCCCGAAGGCCGATGTGGTCATCGAGAAGGCCAGCATCGTCGACTGA